In a single window of the Pocillopora verrucosa isolate sample1 chromosome 4, ASM3666991v2, whole genome shotgun sequence genome:
- the LOC131785254 gene encoding uncharacterized protein, producing MEFSKSSEKMVIPDSEIKVSGGRSKERMITMAIFCIGVILFIVGIVLIAVATADKNETEKSAGNSSTDKQGQTEETTAPPTEATIATTTTKTPLTTTTQAPSGQCDFSEEAQRVELGEFLSRVKATYYKLHPYEVYWNPDATPSEIRQEFVAYDPTPSVIKNRTDTALELLKEISDTKIIADALQPRERKALAQVKHYLQHIFGQPYDVNYYAGDWMLGPNLFCWQEICYHGYAVHNGIGLHHKPYNASDVELIEKKLKTHKAGILQYIENMKMGVRKGMVRSIEECEAGINTIKRQYLNVSRYNATGVLKAWFVKPILDPDFYSNITEETETAWKAAHGEKNVSDSIKEYLVTYVGEPLEQMLRYIEYEHFRHCVPSNVSSGLAGLPLKYVWLDGKENTSQPTDPLLPTGEKLNGSFAYSKIMSYFTTNDMTPMEVHELGKRQLAILYPMVVDVAKLVTGMNDSDTAVAMFRKKLNSSESYFNPEPIPKNESDKEAHKKCSDIEGAKKYCPKRWAALELWMAESRKVMSLLSPKTIPLFHFTGDYATTPICPVDMQPNLNPSSGAQSYRSAGSACTRSAKYNLPFFLENLGPRFSEWSVNAHEARPGHHTQVQGNVEHFRDICGGVIGWLDSVTYYTAFTEGWALYAENPLIAQDTDTYKTEPMQKFGMLKWQVWRALRLIVDTGLHYVGFSRDKALEYFSKYAWDDTDLAKKEVTRYQSDPGQATAYMIGQLQIKNARNYAKTELGDNFSLRDFHYQVLAQGSSPLAYLSDHVKKYVACVKDKKKTGCDVILKPPKKEEEKEKAKVGRWEKIPKPIVHHI from the exons ATGGAGTTTTCCAAAAGCTCCGAAAAGATGGTCATTCCAGATTCGGAAATAAAGGTTTCAGGAGGGCGATCGAAAGAGAGAATGATCACAATGGCAATTTTTTGTATAGGTGTCATCCTGTTCATCGTGGGAATCGTGCTGATTGCAGTTGCAACAGCCGACAAGAATGAGACCGAGAAATCTGCAGGCAATTCATCCACTGATAAACAAGGACAGACCGAGGAAACCACTGCACCCCCAACAGAGGCAACcattgcaacaacaacaacaaagacacCCCTTACAACAACGACCCAAGCTCCTTCAGGTCAATGTGATTTCTCTGAAGAGGCACAGCGAGTGGAGCTTGGCGAGTTCCTAAGTCGAGTGAAAGCTACATACTACAAACTTCATCCCTACGAGGTTTATTGGAACCCTGATGCAACCCCGAGCGAGATCCGACAAGAATTTGTTGCCTACGATCCTACTCCGTCTGTGATTAAAAATCGAACCGACACTGCCCTGGAATTGCTAAAGGAAATCAGCGATACGAAAATCATTGCTGATGCGTTACAACCCCGAGAAAGGAAAGCACTAGCTCAGGTGAAGCACTATCTGCAGCATATATTCGGCCAACCTTATGACGTAAATTACTATGCAGGAGACTGGATGTTGGGACCGAATTTGTTTTGCTGGCAGGAAATCTGCTACCATGGATATGCTGTTCATAATGGCATAGGGCTGCACCACAAACCTTACAATGCATCCGACGTGGAGCTCATAGAAAAGAAGCTCAAAACTCACAAAGCAGGCATTTTGCAATACATCGAGAACATGAAGATGGGAGTACGGAAAGGAATGGTCAGAAGTATAGAAGAGTGTGAAGCTGGTATTAACACAATCAAAAGACAGTATTTGAATGTTTCACGATACAACGCAACAG GCGTGCTTAAAGCATGGTTTGTGAAACCAATACTGGATCCTGATTTCTACAGTAACATCACAGAAGAGACTGAAACAGCCTGGAAGGCGGCACACGGCGAAAAAAATGTCAGCGATAGTATAAAGGAATATCTGGTGACATATGTGGGAGAGCCACTTGAACAGATGTTAAG GTACATTGAATATGAACACTTTCGTCATTGCGTTCCAAGCAACGTATCTAGCGGTTTAGCTGGTCTTCCGCTGAAGTATGTTTGGCTTGATGGCAAAGAGAACACGTCCCAGCCCACAGACCCACTCTTGCCCACAGGTGAAAAGTTGAATGGATCGTTCGCCTATTCCAAAATCATGTCGTACTTCACAACAAATGACATGACTCCGATGGAAGTTCATGAGCTTGGAAAACGGCAGCTCGCTATTCTCTATCCTATG GTTGTCGATGTTGCAAAACTTGTTACCGGAATGAACGATAGTGACACAGCAGTAGCGATGTtcagaaaaaaactaaactCATCTGAGAGTTATTTCAATCCGGAACCAATCCCTAAAAATGAGTCTGATAAAGAGGCACACAAGAAATGTAGCGATATTGAAGGAGCCAAAAAGTATTGTCCCAAGCGATGGGCTGCTCTAGAGCTGTGGATGGCGGAATCTAGGAAG GTGATGAGTTTGCTGTCACCAAAGACGATTCCCTTATTCCACTTTACTGGGGACTATGCGACTACACCCATCTGCCCGGTTGATATGCAGCCCAATCTGAATCCGTCCAGTGGAGCTCAAAGCTATCGAAGTGCGGGTTCAGCCTGCACAAGGAGCGCCAAGTACAACCTTccatttttcttggaaaatttgGGTCCCAGGTTTTCTGAATGGAGCGTGAACGCACACGAGGCGAGGCCAGGACATCATACACag GTTCAGGGTAACGTGGAACACTTCCGTGACATTTGCGGCGGTGTTATTGGTTGGCTTGATAGTGTCACGTACTACACAGCGTTTACAGAAGGGTGGGCTTTGTACGCTGAAAACCCACTAATAGCCCAGGACACAGACACTTATAAGACAGAACCTATGCAGAAGTTTGGAATGCTGAAGTGGCAG GTATGGCGAGCACTTCGTTTGATTGTTGACACTGGTTTGCATTACGTTGGATTCTCGCGGGATAAGGCCCTGGAATACTTCAGTAAATATGCTTGGGACGATACAGACCTTGCAAAGAAAGAG GTGACTCGGTATCAGAGCGACCCAGGACAAGCAACCGCTTACATGATTGGTCAGTTGCAGATCAAGAACGCTAGAAATTATGCCAAAACTGAATTGGGAGACAATTTCAGTTTGCGAGACTTCCACTATCAG GTTCTTGCTCAGGGGTCTTCTCCTCTAGCGTACCTATCTGATCACGTGAAAAAATATGTGGCGTGCGTCaaggacaaaaagaaaacaggctGTGATGTCATCCTGAAACCACCAAAGAAAGAGGAGGAAAAGGAGAAGGCAAAAGTAGGCCGCTGGGAAAAGATACCGAAACCCATTGTGCACCATATATAA